CAAGCTGCTGGCGCTGGCGGCGCCGTCCCGCCTGGGTTCCTACGCGGACGTGCCCACGGTCAGCGAGGCCGGCGGCCCCAAGGACTTCGAGTTGAAAACCTGGGTCGCGGCCTTCGCGCCCAAGGGCACGCCGGATGCCGTGGTCAAGCGCATCAACGCCGCCATCGCCCAGGCCGTGGTCACGCCCGCCGTGCGCAAACGCTTCGAAACCTATGGCTTCGACGCCTGGCCGCAGGACGCCGCCGCGCTGGCCCAGGCCCGCGACGCCGATTCGGCGCGCTTTGCGGCCGTGGTCAAAGAGGCCAATATCTCGCTGGACTGAGGCACCGTCCCGGGGCTGCCCGCGGCGGCCCCGCTACCCTTCCGGCGCCTTGGGCGTCGCCGTCAGCCGCTGCGCCATGAACTCCAGGAATTCGCGCGCCAGCGCCGGCAAGGTCCGGCCCTGCAAGGTCAGGACCTGGATGCTCCGCTGCCGCATTTCCGGATTGCTGAACGGCACCGCCGCCAAGCCCTCGCCGTCGCGCTGTCCCAGCATCGTCAGGTAGCCCGACAGCGCCACGATGTCGCTGCCCGGCAGCATGGGCAGGAAGGCCGCGGAATGATTGGACACATAGGCCGGCTCGATATGCAGCCCGGCATTGGCGCAGGCCGCGTCGAACAGCTGCCGCACGGTGGTGCCATGGTCGCCCAGCGACAGCGGCACCTTGGTCAGGTCGCGCACGCTCAGGCTGCGGCGGCTGGCCAGCGGGTGGTTGCGGCACATGACCGCATAGACCGGCGCGCGCACCAGCAATTCGGTCTTGAGCCGGTCGTCCTGCGCGGTGGTGTAGCGCAGCGCCAGCTGCGACAGGCCTTCCAGGATCTGCCGGCTGACCTCCTCGGGGCGCTCCACATGCAGATGGAAGCGGGCCTCGGGCCGCACCCGCTTGAACTCGGCCATGCACATGGGCAGGAATCGGTGGGCGAAACCTTCGGTGCAGGCCAGGCGTATGGTCACGTCGCCCAGGTGGCTGCGCTGGCGGATCTCGGTGGTGACGCGCTCGGCTTCCAGCGCGGCGGCATTGGCGTACGCCGCCAGTTGGCGGCCGGCCTCGCTCAGTTCCATGCCGCGCGCCTGCCGCTCGAACAGCGCGATGCCCAGCCCGTCCTCCAGCTTGGCGATCTGCCGGCTGACGGCCGAGGCCGCCACGTGCTGCGCCGCCGCGGCGCCCGCGATGGAGCCGCAGCGCGCGACCTCCAGGAAGTACCTCAAGCCCAGCGAAATCATGGCGGCCCCTCTTACCCATGCCTTAATGGCAACGAAAGAATGCTAATTATCTAATTGTGGCATGTTATGAAGCGTAATAACTTTGTGCCTCCCTCAGCATCCCAGCCGCCCAAGTGACACGCGAACAAGCCCTGCTCCAAGCCGTTCAAGCCTACGACAATGGCGACCTGCATGCCGCGCTGGCCCGTCGCGTCGCCTACGCGACGGAAAGCGAAGTGCCCGACCAGGCGCCGGCCCAGCATGCCTACCTCAATGAAGAACTGCTGCCCTTGCTCAAGGAGCTGGGCTTCGCCTGCGAGGTGCATCCCAATCCCTCGGGCGCCGACCTGCCCATCCTGGTGGCGCGGCGCATCGAGCAGGCCGGCCTGCCCACGGTGCTGATGTACGGCCATGGCGACGTGGTGCGCGGCAGTGCCGCCCGTTGGGAGGCCGGCCGCGATCCCTGGCGCCTGCAGGTCGAGGGTGACCGCTGGTACGGGCGCGGCACCGCCGACAACAAGGGCCAGCACAGCATCAACCTGGAAGCCTTGCGCCAGGTCATCGCCGCGCGCGTTGGCGCGCTGGGCTTCAACGCGATCTGGCTGATCGAAACCGGCGAGGAAGCGGGTTCGCCCGGACTGGCCGCCTTCTGCGAGGCGCAGCGCGAGGCCCTGGCGGCGGACGTGTTCATCGCCAGCGACGGCCCGCGCCTGAGCGCCCGGCGTCCCACCCTGTTCATGGGCTCGCGCGGCGCGGTGAACTTCGAATTGAAGCTGCGTGCGCGCGAACGCGGCTATCACTCGGGCAACTGGGGCGGCCTGCTGGCCAACCCCGCCATCGTGCTGGCGCATGCCATCGCCACGCTGGTGGACGCGCGCGGCCGCATCACGGTGCCCGGCCTGCGTCCGCCCCCCATCCCGGACGCGGTGGCCGAGGCGCTGGCCGACCTGGAAGTCGGCGGCGGCGAGGACGACCCCGACATCAACGCCTGGTGGGGCGAACCCGGGCTGAGCGCGCCCGAAAAAGTGTTCGGCTGGAACAGCCTGGACGTCCTGACCTTTGGCGCCGGCGATCCGGCCAAGCCGGTCAACGCCATCCCGCCCGAAGCCGTGGCCTGGTGCCAGCTGCGATTCGTGGTGGGCACGGACTGGCGGGCGCTGGAAACGCATGTAAAGGAGCATCTGCGCGCGGCGGGCTTCGAGGACGTGCAAGTGCGCATCGGCATGCAGGCCGGCGCCACCCGTCTGTCGCCCGACAATCCCTGGGTGCGTTGGGCCGCGGCCTCGCTGGAACGCAGCACCGGCAAGCGGCCGGCGCTGTTGCCGAACCTGGGCGGTTCCCTGCCCAACGACATCTTCGCCGACCAGCTGGGCCTGCCCACCTTGTGGGTGCCGCATTCCTATCCCGCCTGCGCCCAGCACGCACCCAACGAACACCTGCTGGGCAGCGTCGCCCGCGAGGGGTTGGCCATCATGGCCGGCCTGTTCTGGGACCTGGGCGACCAGGGCAGCGCCCTGCGCCTGGCGGCCGCAACTCCGTCTTCCAACACCAAGTGACCGGGATCTCCGACATGAACGTCAAACTCCGCGCCGCCCTCGTGGCCGCAAGCCTTGCCGCCGCCGCGCATGCGGGCGGCGCCCATGCCGCCTATCCCGAACAGGCGATCAAGATCGTCGTGCCCTTCACGCCGGGCGGCGCGACCGACGCCGTGGCGCGGCTGCTGGCCAACAAGCTGTCCGGCAAGTTCGGCCAGCCGGTCATCGTGGAAAACCGCCCGGGCGCATCCACCGTGATCGGCGCGGAAGCGGCGGCGCGCGCGCAGCCTGACGGCTACACCCTGATGCTGTCGGGCAGCACCACCTATACCGTGCTGCCGGCGCTCAAGCCCGGCCTGCCCTACGATCCGCAAAAGAGCTACGAACACATCGCCATCGTCGCCATGGCGCCCGTGGTGCTGCTGGCCAAGAACGGCCTGGCGGCCGGCACCGTGCAGGAAGCGGCGGCGCTGGCCCGGCAGCAAAGCGCCAAGGGCGGCCTGATGTACGGCACCTTCGGTCCCGGGTCCGCGCCGCACCTGGCCGGCGAGATGTACGCCGAGGCCGCGGGCGCCAAGATGTTGCCGGTGCCCTACAAGGGCAGCGCGCAGTTGGTCACGGCCATGATAGGCGGCGAGGTCGACCTGGGCGTGGACACCGTGTCCTCCGCCGCGCCTCAGGTCCGCGCCGGCAAGATCCGCGCGCTGGCCGTGACGGGCGAACGCCGCATGCCGCAACTGCCCGATGTGCCGACTTTCGCGGAGGCCGGCATGGCGGATGTTTCCTTCGTGGGCTGGTACGCGCTGGTGGCGCCGGCGCGCACGCCGGCCCCCGTGGTGGACACCCTGAGCCGCGCCGTGGCGGAAATCATGGAAGACCCGCAGGTGCGCAAATCGGTGGCCGACCTGGCGCTCGATCCCGTGTATCTGCCCGCCCCGGCCTTCAAGGCGCAGATCACGAAGGAACTGCGCACCTTTTCTGAAGTGGCGGCCCGCGCCGGCATCACCCTGGACTAGCCGCGGCGGGCTGACGCCTGGCCTCAGTCCGGTTGGGTGCGGGTGATCTTGGACCCTTCCAGGCCCATGCCCGCCATCAGTCCCTGTCCGCCGAATGGCACGGCATATACGTCCTGGCTAAGGGTGGTGGTGGTAATGCTGACGGCATAGCTGTCGTCCACCACGACCAGGCTGGGGCCGGCGCCGAGCGACCAGCCGTCGCTCTGGTCCAGGTACCGCAGCGCCGGCTCATTCATGAAGAACAGCGCATAGCTGAACTCCTGCGCGCCGGCCTGAAGACCGAACGACACCGCCGATATGTTGTAGTAGGCCTGGACCTTGCCGCCGCGCATGAGCGCGCCGTCGCCGGTTTCCGCGCCGACCAGCAGCCCCCCCTTCAGGATGCGGGGGAACACCAGCACGCCCACCGCCTTGTCGCCCAGTAAACGCGTCTTGGGTTCCTGCTGGTAGAGGCGATCCAGCGCACCCTGCGCTTCCCGGCTGAGCTCTGCCGCGGACTCCGCCCTGGCCTGCGGCGCGAGGAAGAAACAGGCAACCCACAAAAAAAGGCTGACCCAAAGCCAGCCGCGGATACTCATAGGCAAAACGGATGCGCGACGCATACAGCCCCCTGATCTCGAAAGGAAAAGGACGGCAAGCGCCGACGCGCTCGCCCCGACTTGCTGGATGAGTATTGGCAGGCGCCGATGCCTTGTCAAGATGCATGCGCACCCGGCCACCGAGGCCACGTCAAACCCTGGGCGGCGAAGTCTCCCGTTGCGGGTGGCGATGCCGGCCCAGGGCTTCGATGAAGAACGACACGCTCTTGGCGGGGGCCGTCGCGTCCATCGTCAGCAGTCCGCCATCCGCCGGATCGGCGGACAGGCCCGCCGCGGCAAGCAACTGCACGCCCTCGCCCATGCCCATCAAGGTCTTGCCATGGCGGTAGGCGTCGCGCAGGAACTCCAGCACGCGTCCGTCCGATTCCAGGCGGGCCACGGCGGCCTCGCCGCCCGCCGCCACCACGCCATCGAACAGCGCCGAAGGATGGTTGTCCAGGGAGGCGTCGGCATCCAGCGTGCCGCCCCCGGCCGCCGGGACGGGTCCGATGCGCTGCCCGACCAGCCGCACAATGGCGCCCGCCGCGATCAGGCCCTGGGCCACGGCCGACACGCTCTTGCCATCCGCGCCCTCCGCCACCAGGATTGCGACCTTGCGCGTGGCGATGCCGCCGTCGCCAGGGCGCGCGGCCAACGACAATGCCGGCGACACCTCGACCTCCGGCTTGGGCGGAAGCTCGATCGCCCGCGGCAAGGGCGCAGGCAAGCCCATGCCCAGTTGGTCGGCTACGCCCCGCGCCAGTTCTTCGGACACATTGCGCAGCGACGCGACCATGCGCTGGCGCACCGCCGGCACCGTGACCTTGCTCAATTCAAAGGCATAGGCGTCGACGATGTGGCGCTTTTCCCAGTCCGCCTGGCTTTCATAGAACAGCGTCGCCTGGTTGTAATGCTCGGCGAATTTTTCAGGATGCCCTCGCAATTCGTCGCCCGTCTCCGGCTCCGGAAACG
The sequence above is drawn from the Achromobacter xylosoxidans genome and encodes:
- a CDS encoding Bug family tripartite tricarboxylate transporter substrate binding protein, with translation MNVKLRAALVAASLAAAAHAGGAHAAYPEQAIKIVVPFTPGGATDAVARLLANKLSGKFGQPVIVENRPGASTVIGAEAAARAQPDGYTLMLSGSTTYTVLPALKPGLPYDPQKSYEHIAIVAMAPVVLLAKNGLAAGTVQEAAALARQQSAKGGLMYGTFGPGSAPHLAGEMYAEAAGAKMLPVPYKGSAQLVTAMIGGEVDLGVDTVSSAAPQVRAGKIRALAVTGERRMPQLPDVPTFAEAGMADVSFVGWYALVAPARTPAPVVDTLSRAVAEIMEDPQVRKSVADLALDPVYLPAPAFKAQITKELRTFSEVAARAGITLD
- a CDS encoding LysR family transcriptional regulator, translated to MISLGLRYFLEVARCGSIAGAAAAQHVAASAVSRQIAKLEDGLGIALFERQARGMELSEAGRQLAAYANAAALEAERVTTEIRQRSHLGDVTIRLACTEGFAHRFLPMCMAEFKRVRPEARFHLHVERPEEVSRQILEGLSQLALRYTTAQDDRLKTELLVRAPVYAVMCRNHPLASRRSLSVRDLTKVPLSLGDHGTTVRQLFDAACANAGLHIEPAYVSNHSAAFLPMLPGSDIVALSGYLTMLGQRDGEGLAAVPFSNPEMRQRSIQVLTLQGRTLPALAREFLEFMAQRLTATPKAPEG
- a CDS encoding M20 family metallopeptidase encodes the protein MTREQALLQAVQAYDNGDLHAALARRVAYATESEVPDQAPAQHAYLNEELLPLLKELGFACEVHPNPSGADLPILVARRIEQAGLPTVLMYGHGDVVRGSAARWEAGRDPWRLQVEGDRWYGRGTADNKGQHSINLEALRQVIAARVGALGFNAIWLIETGEEAGSPGLAAFCEAQREALAADVFIASDGPRLSARRPTLFMGSRGAVNFELKLRARERGYHSGNWGGLLANPAIVLAHAIATLVDARGRITVPGLRPPPIPDAVAEALADLEVGGGEDDPDINAWWGEPGLSAPEKVFGWNSLDVLTFGAGDPAKPVNAIPPEAVAWCQLRFVVGTDWRALETHVKEHLRAAGFEDVQVRIGMQAGATRLSPDNPWVRWAAASLERSTGKRPALLPNLGGSLPNDIFADQLGLPTLWVPHSYPACAQHAPNEHLLGSVAREGLAIMAGLFWDLGDQGSALRLAAATPSSNTK
- a CDS encoding YSC84-related protein, with the translated sequence MWVACFFLAPQARAESAAELSREAQGALDRLYQQEPKTRLLGDKAVGVLVFPRILKGGLLVGAETGDGALMRGGKVQAYYNISAVSFGLQAGAQEFSYALFFMNEPALRYLDQSDGWSLGAGPSLVVVDDSYAVSITTTTLSQDVYAVPFGGQGLMAGMGLEGSKITRTQPD